The nucleotide window TAGAGCAAGACAAACATTGGAAAATGTTGGAAACTGCAGAAAAGAAATGCAATGATATAGGTATAACTATAATTTCAAGAACAATATTAATATTGTAAAtcaatatttataatttaaacTATTTGTTCTAATTCATTGCTTCAAGAAATGGTAATGGGTCAAAAGGAAGAAGAACTTAATTCGATAATTGTCGCGCTGCGCAAGAATTACACTGCCTTACAAGAGAAACTTGCAAAAGAAGAATCCGATAAATTGGTACAGTTAGAATCTTGATTCTTAAGTTCTTTATCATGgtataaaaacaagttttttttttttttttttttgccgaagTTAATATTTTTAACGGTCAAGATTGTTCAATCTCAGGCTGCAATGGTATCGTTAAACAAAGAGAAAGACGCACGATTGTCTGTAGAAAGATCACAAGCTCCCATCAAGGAAGAACTTGAAAGAGCTCAAAGAGAAAGTTCAAGTGCTAATCAAAAGGTTATTTATATAtgtgaaaaaaaataaaagtataaaaaaaaccTCATCGAATGTAACTGATTTTCGTATTTATTTGGTTCTTAGATATTATCACTTAATGATATGTACAAAAGACTGCAAGAATACAACACGAGCTTACAACAATACAACAGTAAGCTTCAAGCGGAGCTTAATCAAACCAACGAAATCCTTAAAAAcgtagaaaaagaaaaggttgcgGTTTTGGAGAACCTCAGCAACTTAAGAGGCTACTGTACTTCTTTGCAAGATCAGTTGACTGCTACTAAAGTCGGTGTTTTCGCCTTTTAattatttcatttcatttttcttatcttaataaatatatttttgtaatatttatatatatgtggATTTTACTTTAGGAAAGTAATGATGAGGCAATGAAGCTTAAAGACGCGTTAGCGAGTGAAGTTGGATGCCTAAGATTGGACTTACAACAAGTGAGAGATGAGCGTGATCGCCAGCTGTCACACGTTCAAGAGTTATCAGCTGAAGTGTTGAAATACAAAGAGTTGACTGGAAAGTCAGCAGATGAATTGGGCAACCTTACAACAAAGTCAAACGAGCTCGAGGTTCTTAtttgttgtttttcttttttaatccGTCATAGCTTATAACAATGTCATATTTTATTTACCATTATTGTTTTTCAGGCAAGATGTGCTTCACAAAGTGATCAAATAAAGAAATTGCAAGAAAAACTCGATGCTGCTGAGAATAAACTAGCGGTATCATTGATTTTTATATTTTACAAACATAAAACTTTGTAGTTTGACTTATTTTGACTAATTCTTGATTTCTTTTTTATGTTCTAGATGTCTGATGTATCGGCATTTGAGATAAGAACAGGATATGAAGAACAAAAGAGAGTTAACTCCGAGTTACAGTTTCGTTTAGACGAGGCAGAATTAAAACTTGTCGAAGGAGAAGCCTTGCGCAAAAAGTTGCATAACACAATACTGGTAAGTTTCAatttccttttcttttattttttaaaaacaaatgttCACGATAACGATCTTTTGTTTTGCCACAGGAATTGAAAGGGAATATAAGAGTTTTCTGTAGGGTACGACCTTTATTGCTTGATGACGCCGCTGACAATGAACCAAAGGCGGTTTCTTTTCCTACAACCACAGAAAATCTTGGTCGCGGCATTGAATTGTTGCAACATGGTACTATAAAGACTATGTTGTCTATAGAGTTGACTTATTTGACCATGTGTTTTGATGCTTATATATTTACggtttttgttgtgaaaaagggCAAAAACATTCTTTCGTATTCGATAAGGTATTTGTACCGGAATCTTCACAAGAAGAGGTGTTCGTTGAGGTCTCACAGCTTGTGCAGAGTGCTTTGGATGGTTATAAGGTAATCTTTAAACATTTTTATCTCGTTTAACGGGCTGGGTTGACCACAACATTTTTTTGGACCCGTATGAGATTAAACACAACCCAAATCGAGCTACTCATAACTCggcttcattatttttttttcaggTTTGTATCTTTGCATATGGTCAAACAGGGTCGGGAAAAACGCATACAATGATGGGTACGTCTGGAAATGATGATGATAAAGGATTAATACCTCGTTCGTTAGAACAAATATTTGAGTCCAGACAAACGCTACAAAACCAAGGGTGGAAGTATGAAATGCAGGTTTGAGTTTTCAATCAAGTTAATCGTTTAGTTACCAAAGAAAGTGTTTCACAAATATTGGTTTTACAGGTTTCTATGCT belongs to Helianthus annuus cultivar XRQ/B chromosome 5, HanXRQr2.0-SUNRISE, whole genome shotgun sequence and includes:
- the LOC110887773 gene encoding kinesin-like protein KIN-14N; the encoded protein is MVGPANGGRTVTSRQVLSVVNGGQDPIIRVGPASIASSDCGGIEFTREDVEALLSERIKPKNKFSLKEKCDAMADYIKRLKMCIKWFQELEADLLLEQDKHWKMLETAEKKCNDIEMVMGQKEEELNSIIVALRKNYTALQEKLAKEESDKLAAMVSLNKEKDARLSVERSQAPIKEELERAQRESSSANQKILSLNDMYKRLQEYNTSLQQYNSKLQAELNQTNEILKNVEKEKVAVLENLSNLRGYCTSLQDQLTATKESNDEAMKLKDALASEVGCLRLDLQQVRDERDRQLSHVQELSAEVLKYKELTGKSADELGNLTTKSNELEARCASQSDQIKKLQEKLDAAENKLAMSDVSAFEIRTGYEEQKRVNSELQFRLDEAELKLVEGEALRKKLHNTILELKGNIRVFCRVRPLLLDDAADNEPKAVSFPTTTENLGRGIELLQHGQKHSFVFDKVFVPESSQEEVFVEVSQLVQSALDGYKVCIFAYGQTGSGKTHTMMGTSGNDDDKGLIPRSLEQIFESRQTLQNQGWKYEMQVSMLEIYNETIRDLLTINRPGSTEARTKQYVIKHDANGNTHVSDLTVVDVRSSREVSFLLNRAAQSRSVGMTQMNEQSSRSHFVFTMRITGVNESTEQQVHGVLNLIDLAGSERLSKSGSTGDRLKETQAINKSLSSLSDVIFALAKKEEHVPFRNSKLTYLLQPCLGGDSKTLMVVNVSPAPSSINESLCSLRFAARVNACEIGTPRRQTSVKQLDARFSHG